GACAATTATTATAGTCGCACGGACGCAGCTGTGGTTTTTAAAAAGCAGGACTATTGGACAGGCGATGTCAAATACATCTATCACGGTAACGACGGCACCAACATGCCCTGGAATGACACCGCGCAATTGAATTTTCTAAATCCGGAAGTGCGGGAGGCTGTGATTCAAAACATTTTAAGAGTGGCACACTCTTTCTCAATTATCCGCTTTGACGCTGCGATGACTCTGACAAAAAAACATTACCAGCGTTTGTGGTTTCCGGCGCCGGGGAGTGGAGGGGATATTCCAACTCGCTCAGAGCACGGGTTGTCAAAAGGTAATTTTAATAAAGCAATGACCAATGAGTTTTGGCGCGAAGTTGTAGATCGCATTGCGGAGGAAGCGCCGGACACCTTACTTTTAGCCGAAGCATTTTGGCTCATGGAAGGCTATTTTGTCAGAACCTTGGGCATGCATCGGGTTTATAACAGCGCATTTATGAATATGCTAAAAAATGAGGAGAATGAAAAATACCGCAACACGATTAAAAACACCATTCAATTTAACCCTGAAATCCTGAAACGCTTTGTCAATTTCATGAACAATCCGGACGAGGAGACTGCGTTGGCCCAGTTCGGAAAAAGCGACAAATATTTTGGCGTTTGTACAATGGTGGTCACCATGCCCGGCTTGCCAATGTTCGGACACGGGCAGGTTGAAGGTTTTGTCGAAAAATACGGCATGGAATATCGCCGGGCATATTTGGATGAGCAAGTGGATTGGGAGTTGGTGGATCGTCATGAACGTGAAATCTTCCCATTGATGAAAAAACGCTATCTCTTTGCTAATGTCGATGATTTTCTTTTTTATGATTTTTCAACGGAAGAGAATGTTAACGAAAACGTTTTTGCATACTCTAATCGATTTGGCAACGAGTACGCTTTGGTAGTTTATAATAATAAATTCGCTGAGGCCAAAGGATGGATTCACACTTCGGTTCAATATGCATCAAAAACCGGGACGAACGGTGATACCCACCTGAAGCAAAAAAACTTGGGCAGTGCCCTGAACTTGCATTCTGGCGAAAATAATTACTGTATTTTCCGAGATGAGGTCACTGGATTGGAGTTTATTCGCAAAAGCAATGAGATTCTCCAACAAGGTCTTTATTTTGAACTGGGCGCTTACAAGTATTTCGTTGCGCTGAATTTCCGAGAAGTTCTGGACAATGACTTGCATCAGTATGAACAATTGGCGGCCAGTTTAAACGGCAGCGGAGTAGCGAGCATCTCGGAGGCATTGCAGGAGCTCTTTCTTCAACCATTGTCAGAGGCCTTCGATTCGCTCCTGAGTGTGGGAAAAGTCAAGGAGTTTAAAAAACACAGCTTAAGAAAAAAATCACCAGCTGGATTCCTGAAAAACTTTGAAAAAAGCTCCGTGCTCTTCTTGAAGCAAGCAAGGCATTTTTCTTCCGGTACGGGCAACGAAACTATACTCGCTGAAGAAATTCTACGGAAGTTAAAAATCCTTTTGAGACTGCCGGAAATTAAAAATCAATTCGGCAATTCAAAATCACCTAAATTTCAAGCTTCGGTTAAATATTTAAAAAAGGGCTATATTGAATATGACATGACCTTCAGTTTGCTGCTCAGCTGGTTGGTTACACATTCGTTAGGAAAGCTCGTTTCGAAAGCCGGCTACGAAGAACAAAGCAGGATTTGGCTAAGTGACTGGTTACTTAGCAAAAGATTTACTTGGGTTTTACGCCAATTGGGAGCCGACGAAAATGAATCCTGGGAAGGAGGAATGCTTTTAAAAATTCTTGTGAGCGAGCAAAACTGGTTTCTTGAGACAATACGCAAAAAAGGACAAGAAGACAAAATAATGAGTCAACTACTCAAATCCTCTGACATCCGAAAATTTTTAAAAGTGAATCGTTGGGAAAGTGTGTTGTGGTTTAACAAAGAAAATTTTCAGAAGCTTGTTTGGTGGCTGTTTCTAATCTCAGTCATTCAGATTGAGTCAAAATTCGAAATGGATTCGGAAGAAGCCGTCAAAGAAATTGAAAAGACCTTTGCCACCATTCAGAATTGGCTCAAAGCTGAAAAAACATCCGAATATCAGCTGGAGAAGTTGTTAAATGAGTTGAAAAGGTAGCATGTTTTATGGATAAAAAGTTTAAAAGAGACTTAAACTCATTAGATGGAATTTTTAAATTCATAAATGAATTCAGCGCCAAAACCGGCGTGGATGAGTCAGTTGTTTTTACGATAAATCTTGTTGTTGAAGAGCTTTTTACAAATATGGTAAAGTACACTTCTGAAAATACTAATGAAATTTTGCTTGAGCTTAAAAAAAACGAAGACGATCTGATAATT
The genomic region above belongs to candidate division KSB1 bacterium and contains:
- a CDS encoding alpha-amylase, with translation MLSGLNNEHSIFQSSLTGHFEFHVSGNAREKYEFDHTLFSSTGNVVFADFQAARLLAHQINKQRDLERFPEQAVKAGQINAMGLIDEILHHVVFLYQKQINPKAFVQALKWVETEVNEKEIDKVLTQFIEQFPPRAVYKNQLDARTYLKESTNGILNRLIAFEEMVLLWLANRNPAFSTFQELFDDSLLRRQTAYLQVMQSIEDFFKTQPLFGPDKLDLISLLRQSAIEAPDSLEGQLTFMRSRWGLILENFLSRLIGGLDLIREETKPIFAGPGPTQVPEFFSDIEFEKFSSDLEWMPRLVLIAKSTLVWLDQLSKKYKSSITRLDQIPDQELDDLTRWGFTGLWLIGIWERSPASKKIKQMCGNPEAEASAYALFDYEIAVEIGGYKALQNLKYRCLQRGIRLASDMVPNHTGIDSKWVRENPDWFVSLPNSPFPSYTFNGTNLSTDPRYGIFIEDNYYSRTDAAVVFKKQDYWTGDVKYIYHGNDGTNMPWNDTAQLNFLNPEVREAVIQNILRVAHSFSIIRFDAAMTLTKKHYQRLWFPAPGSGGDIPTRSEHGLSKGNFNKAMTNEFWREVVDRIAEEAPDTLLLAEAFWLMEGYFVRTLGMHRVYNSAFMNMLKNEENEKYRNTIKNTIQFNPEILKRFVNFMNNPDEETALAQFGKSDKYFGVCTMVVTMPGLPMFGHGQVEGFVEKYGMEYRRAYLDEQVDWELVDRHEREIFPLMKKRYLFANVDDFLFYDFSTEENVNENVFAYSNRFGNEYALVVYNNKFAEAKGWIHTSVQYASKTGTNGDTHLKQKNLGSALNLHSGENNYCIFRDEVTGLEFIRKSNEILQQGLYFELGAYKYFVALNFREVLDNDLHQYEQLAASLNGSGVASISEALQELFLQPLSEAFDSLLSVGKVKEFKKHSLRKKSPAGFLKNFEKSSVLFLKQARHFSSGTGNETILAEEILRKLKILLRLPEIKNQFGNSKSPKFQASVKYLKKGYIEYDMTFSLLLSWLVTHSLGKLVSKAGYEEQSRIWLSDWLLSKRFTWVLRQLGADENESWEGGMLLKILVSEQNWFLETIRKKGQEDKIMSQLLKSSDIRKFLKVNRWESVLWFNKENFQKLVWWLFLISVIQIESKFEMDSEEAVKEIEKTFATIQNWLKAEKTSEYQLEKLLNELKR
- a CDS encoding ATP-binding protein; amino-acid sequence: MDKKFKRDLNSLDGIFKFINEFSAKTGVDESVVFTINLVVEELFTNMVKYTSENTNEILLELKKNEDDLIIHLTDFDVDPFDITKTAEVDTKQSLEERRVGGLGIHLVKQMIDKIEYEYKDRQSKIILIKHLEK